A part of Caldicellulosiruptor owensensis OL genomic DNA contains:
- a CDS encoding metal ABC transporter ATP-binding protein: MIELIDVNFYIDQKRILKDINLKVQKGEFAAIVGPNGSGKTTLLNIISGIYTPTSGKRLIFGKQHLTPQDKQKISFVPQKVTNFNQSFPLSVFETVLLGLVPKKGLFQRFSKQDLEKAGSILEKLQIKQLKNRLIGHLSGGQQQRVFLARALISDPQILLLDEPTVGIDSLSEQLLFEILGEKKKEGTTILMVTHDVYAVTQHADTIICMGDGMIYTACSAKDFSPSKFESVYKYKIKKIEHRHSYTKKEQNNRK, encoded by the coding sequence ATGATTGAACTTATAGATGTAAACTTTTATATTGACCAGAAAAGAATTCTAAAAGACATAAACCTCAAAGTTCAAAAAGGTGAGTTTGCTGCCATAGTCGGACCAAACGGTTCTGGTAAGACCACACTTTTGAATATAATCTCAGGGATTTACACCCCTACAAGTGGAAAAAGACTAATATTTGGCAAACAGCATCTTACCCCGCAGGATAAGCAGAAAATATCATTTGTTCCTCAAAAGGTCACAAATTTTAACCAGAGCTTCCCTTTGAGCGTTTTTGAAACTGTACTTTTAGGACTGGTGCCAAAAAAGGGATTGTTTCAGAGATTTTCAAAACAGGACTTAGAAAAAGCCGGAAGCATTTTAGAAAAGCTTCAAATAAAGCAGCTCAAAAACAGGCTCATAGGCCACCTTTCTGGCGGACAACAGCAAAGAGTGTTTTTAGCCCGCGCGCTCATATCCGACCCACAAATACTTCTTTTGGATGAGCCAACTGTGGGGATAGACAGTCTCTCTGAACAGCTTCTTTTTGAAATTCTTGGGGAGAAAAAGAAAGAAGGAACAACAATATTGATGGTAACACACGATGTGTATGCTGTAACTCAACATGCTGATACCATCATCTGTATGGGGGATGGTATGATTTATACTGCCTGCAGCGCGAAAGACTTTTCCCCCTCAAAGTTTGAAAGTGTGTACAAATACAAGATTAAGAAAATTGAGCACAGACACTCTTATACTAAAAAAGAACAAAATAACAGGAAGTGA
- a CDS encoding LacI family DNA-binding transcriptional regulator yields the protein MVTIKDIAREAGVSPSTVSRVLSGKAKISPETTRRVMEAIEKLGYIPNASAKSLVMKKAYSVGIFMPRKLEQALTSTFFDQVVSGICSYINNTEYEIVLSIVPPEKEKESLERLIKSKKVDGFILLTSRINDYAIKYLRNLKFPFVLIGSPDKDKDYVNWVDNDNKKAAFDATEYLIRLGHIQIGFLGGMENLVLTQDRLSGYKSALSKYKIPVENQYIMFTEFDEQSSYEKAKQMLMLPDRPTAVVCIDEVVAYALIRACRELDLKVGYDVSVIGFNESIFSKLSSPRLTTINTNVFYLGYYAAEMLIKELEEPYKTYKRLIVQHSIVEGETCRAI from the coding sequence ATGGTAACAATTAAAGACATAGCGAGAGAAGCAGGTGTTTCACCTTCCACAGTGTCAAGAGTGCTATCTGGTAAAGCAAAGATTTCTCCTGAGACCACCAGAAGGGTGATGGAAGCTATAGAAAAACTTGGATATATTCCAAATGCAAGTGCCAAAAGTCTTGTTATGAAGAAGGCTTATTCAGTGGGCATTTTTATGCCAAGAAAGCTTGAGCAAGCGTTAACATCTACATTTTTTGACCAGGTTGTTTCTGGTATCTGCAGTTATATAAATAACACTGAATATGAAATAGTGCTTTCGATTGTGCCTCCAGAAAAGGAAAAGGAGAGTTTAGAGAGGCTGATAAAAAGCAAGAAAGTTGATGGGTTTATACTTTTGACGTCACGTATAAACGACTATGCAATAAAATACCTGCGAAATCTAAAATTTCCTTTTGTGCTGATAGGTTCACCTGACAAGGACAAAGACTATGTAAACTGGGTTGATAACGACAATAAAAAAGCTGCGTTTGATGCAACAGAGTATCTAATTCGACTTGGACATATTCAAATAGGTTTTCTGGGTGGAATGGAAAATCTTGTTCTCACTCAAGATAGGCTTTCGGGTTACAAAAGTGCACTTAGTAAATACAAAATTCCAGTTGAGAACCAATATATTATGTTTACTGAGTTTGATGAACAAAGCTCGTATGAAAAGGCAAAGCAGATGTTGATGCTTCCTGACAGGCCAACAGCTGTTGTTTGTATTGACGAGGTTGTTGCATATGCGCTAATTAGAGCGTGCAGGGAGCTTGATTTGAAAGTAGGGTATGACGTGTCTGTGATAGGGTTTAACGAGTCAATTTTTTCGAAGCTATCCTCGCCAAGGCTGACAACCATCAACACCAACGTATTTTATTTAGGATATTATGCTGCTGAGATGCTAATAAAAGAACTTGAAGAGCCCTACAAGACGTACAAAAGACTGATTGTTCAGCACTCAATTGTTGAGGGGGAGACCTGCAGAGCAATATAA
- a CDS encoding bis-aminopropyl spermidine synthase family protein, whose protein sequence is MDVLKGAVDFVQNKTKVEVNQRDIEKILSALNSTNHFWEVIFLSQKPFAVVRETINYLISIDFVKTDESGNLILTEKGKEFISANNIPVVKNYTCSCCEGRGIVFSEIKDAYEKFKEIVKTRPDAIVEYDQGYVTEETAYSRIALMIKKGDLVGKRLIVFGDDDLVSIAAALTKLPKEVIVLEIDKRLVDFINQAAKEHNLNLKAIEYDFRNKLPDDFVKSFDTFTIDPPETIEALDLCFTRTISSLKGAGCAGYFGLTNIEASLSKWYEFQKLLLNKFNAVITDIIENFNHYVNWNYLLPSLESSFAFVNVQPKLNWYTSSMYRIELVKDVDIKNEYINCELYIDKEAILYKEN, encoded by the coding sequence GTGGATGTATTAAAGGGTGCTGTGGATTTTGTACAGAACAAGACAAAGGTTGAGGTAAACCAAAGAGATATAGAAAAAATACTGTCAGCGCTGAACTCCACAAACCATTTTTGGGAAGTTATTTTCCTTTCACAAAAACCATTTGCTGTGGTAAGAGAAACAATCAACTATCTAATTTCAATAGATTTTGTTAAGACAGATGAATCGGGAAATTTGATATTAACAGAAAAAGGAAAAGAATTCATAAGCGCTAACAACATTCCTGTTGTAAAAAATTACACCTGTTCCTGCTGTGAAGGAAGAGGAATAGTTTTCTCTGAAATCAAAGATGCTTATGAAAAATTTAAAGAAATTGTCAAGACAAGACCTGATGCAATAGTTGAATATGACCAGGGGTATGTCACAGAAGAAACAGCATATTCACGAATTGCGCTGATGATTAAAAAAGGAGACTTGGTTGGAAAAAGGCTAATAGTTTTTGGAGACGATGACCTTGTATCAATCGCAGCAGCACTGACAAAACTTCCAAAAGAGGTCATAGTTTTAGAGATTGACAAACGTCTTGTTGACTTTATAAATCAGGCTGCAAAAGAACACAATTTAAACCTCAAAGCTATTGAGTATGACTTTAGAAACAAACTTCCTGATGATTTTGTAAAAAGCTTTGACACATTTACAATAGATCCGCCAGAGACAATTGAGGCTTTAGACCTTTGCTTTACAAGGACAATTTCAAGCTTAAAAGGTGCAGGCTGTGCAGGCTACTTTGGTCTTACAAACATCGAAGCTTCACTTTCAAAATGGTATGAATTTCAAAAACTTCTTTTGAACAAGTTCAATGCGGTTATTACAGACATCATTGAAAACTTCAATCATTATGTAAACTGGAACTATCTCTTGCCGTCGCTGGAAAGTAGTTTTGCTTTTGTAAATGTTCAGCCAAAGCTCAACTGGTACACATCAAGCATGTACAGGATCGAGCTTGTAAAAGATGTAGACATCAAAAATGAGTATATCAACTGTGAGCTTTATATAGACAAAGAGGCAATCCTTTATAAAGAAAATTAA
- a CDS encoding papain-like cysteine protease family protein: MVKKLLKKGRYRKITISAIVFFTMILLNLSIAFAENTVTYVELPVKKVRQAYSNWCWAAGSESILYYCSRYLGFGREATQWDIVLYVYGSYVNQGATLYDIQRALSYYGVGSSRMYPVSGNTITYGQICQQIINLQSPIGISVVTPSAHFAVLCGVWQYFDSNGSLVNCVRIMDPWSGSVITVKDEELRDTNYNWDLLDAIRVYRP, translated from the coding sequence ATGGTTAAAAAATTACTAAAAAAGGGAAGGTACAGAAAAATTACGATTAGTGCAATTGTGTTTTTTACAATGATCTTACTGAACCTCAGTATTGCATTTGCAGAAAATACAGTTACGTATGTTGAACTTCCAGTTAAAAAGGTAAGGCAAGCATATTCGAATTGGTGCTGGGCAGCAGGAAGTGAATCGATATTGTATTATTGTTCAAGATATTTAGGTTTTGGGAGAGAAGCAACTCAATGGGATATCGTACTGTACGTCTATGGAAGTTACGTAAATCAAGGTGCAACCCTTTATGATATACAAAGAGCACTCAGCTATTATGGTGTTGGTTCTTCGCGTATGTATCCTGTAAGCGGCAATACAATAACCTACGGTCAGATATGTCAGCAAATAATAAATTTACAAAGCCCTATAGGAATAAGTGTTGTAACACCTTCGGCTCATTTTGCTGTTTTGTGCGGAGTATGGCAATATTTTGACTCAAACGGAAGTTTGGTAAATTGTGTGAGGATCATGGACCCATGGAGTGGTAGTGTAATAACTGTCAAAGATGAAGAATTGAGAGATACTAATTATAACTGGGATTTATTAGATGCTATAAGAGTTTATAGACCTTAA
- a CDS encoding GNAT family N-acetyltransferase, translating to MIIREMNPDDWSKVISLWQNTEGIGIGRSDTKEGLEKFLNRNKGMSFVCEIDGNIVATIMCGHDGRRGFIYHLAVAENFRLQGIGKRLVEKALEELKNQGIHKCHIFVMKNNEKGKSFWSKMGFQKRDDIEVFSIDI from the coding sequence ATGATAATTCGTGAAATGAATCCAGATGATTGGTCAAAAGTCATATCTTTGTGGCAAAACACAGAAGGTATTGGCATTGGTAGAAGTGATACAAAAGAAGGTTTAGAAAAATTCCTCAATAGGAATAAAGGTATGAGCTTTGTGTGTGAAATTGATGGCAATATAGTAGCTACCATCATGTGTGGACATGATGGTCGACGAGGCTTTATATATCATTTGGCGGTTGCTGAGAATTTTAGATTACAAGGTATAGGTAAACGTTTGGTCGAGAAAGCTTTAGAAGAGCTCAAAAACCAAGGAATACACAAATGTCATATTTTTGTAATGAAAAATAATGAAAAAGGAAAAAGTTTCTGGTCAAAAATGGGTTTTCAGAAGAGGGATGATATAGAGGTATTTTCAATAGATATTTGA
- a CDS encoding metal ABC transporter substrate-binding protein: MKRIKLLFIVLLVSIIVFLSGCKNEALTTTKGTVYTTIYPLYSITKLIAGEKLTVEKLVKDGAEIHSFEPSSRDIAKLTSAKAVIYLGLVDEWVKKPLEGTSVKIFRASEGIEFIDSDPHIWTSPRLLKKIARNIEYALTSLDPKNKSYYQENASKLIASLDKLDKEFSSVVKNSKRKEFLIAHPSFGYLARDYRLKQYSITGVNEEEEPSAQKMKEIVQLIKEKNIKYILVDPNENLPAVKTIVRDTGIKIVNIYGMGIVNSSQAKNETILSLMEKNLKAFEMVLK, encoded by the coding sequence ATGAAGAGGATAAAGCTACTATTTATAGTTTTGCTTGTTAGCATTATAGTTTTCTTGAGTGGATGTAAAAATGAAGCTTTAACTACCACCAAAGGCACAGTCTACACTACTATCTATCCTTTGTATTCTATTACAAAACTTATAGCAGGAGAGAAACTGACAGTTGAAAAGCTTGTAAAGGACGGTGCGGAGATTCACTCATTTGAACCATCTTCACGTGACATTGCCAAGCTTACATCAGCAAAAGCAGTGATATATCTCGGACTTGTTGATGAATGGGTTAAAAAACCTCTTGAAGGAACAAGCGTCAAAATTTTTAGAGCATCTGAAGGTATAGAGTTTATAGATAGTGACCCTCATATATGGACATCACCAAGGCTTTTAAAGAAAATAGCAAGAAACATTGAGTATGCACTGACAAGCTTAGATCCAAAAAACAAAAGTTATTACCAAGAAAATGCTTCAAAGCTAATTGCAAGTCTTGATAAACTTGATAAGGAATTTTCTTCTGTTGTGAAAAACTCAAAAAGAAAAGAATTTCTAATTGCCCATCCCTCTTTTGGATACTTAGCAAGAGATTATCGCCTCAAACAGTATTCAATTACAGGTGTGAATGAAGAAGAAGAGCCCTCGGCTCAAAAAATGAAAGAGATTGTTCAGCTTATAAAGGAAAAGAACATAAAGTACATTCTTGTTGACCCAAATGAGAATTTGCCTGCTGTAAAGACCATCGTAAGAGACACTGGTATCAAAATTGTAAACATCTATGGAATGGGAATTGTAAATTCATCTCAAGCAAAAAATGAGACAATACTCAGCCTTATGGAAAAGAACTTAAAAGCATTTGAGATGGTTTTAAAATAA
- the mntA gene encoding type VII toxin-antitoxin system MntA family adenylyltransferase antitoxin — translation MIRRNKIDIEYAKKAIEDLGEFFIRFGNKVVVAYLFGSFAMGTYTPLSDIDIAILFDKDLPKEIMEELENDIIDGLVKIFKTDEIDLVVLNHAPLSVRYGVLKTGKIVYCSNIEKTVDFQTDVISKYLDIKPYREEFYREFLKSL, via the coding sequence GTGATAAGGAGAAATAAAATTGATATTGAGTATGCTAAAAAAGCTATTGAAGATTTAGGTGAATTTTTTATCAGGTTTGGTAACAAGGTTGTTGTCGCTTACCTTTTTGGTTCATTTGCGATGGGCACGTATACTCCACTTTCTGATATAGACATAGCTATTTTATTCGACAAAGACCTTCCTAAAGAGATAATGGAAGAACTTGAAAATGATATTATTGATGGGCTTGTGAAAATATTTAAAACTGATGAAATTGATCTTGTTGTTCTTAATCACGCACCTTTGTCTGTTAGATACGGAGTATTAAAAACTGGGAAGATAGTTTACTGTAGTAATATAGAAAAAACCGTTGACTTTCAAACAGATGTCATTTCAAAGTATCTTGATATAAAGCCTTATAGGGAAGAATTTTATAGGGAATTTTTAAAATCTTTGTAA
- a CDS encoding YifB family Mg chelatase-like AAA ATPase has product MLAKVLTSSYLGIKGYIVTVETDISNGLPSFDIVGLPDVTIKEAKERIRVAIKNSGFDFPTRKIVVNLAPASTKKEGSSFDLPVAISVLKSSEQINPKISPYEIAIIGELSLDGSVKKVNGALLMTIAALENGIKKIIVPYENRAECSIVKGIDVFPVKTLKEAVEILDDPQSAAPYKVEIDEMNLLDTFTYDVDFSEVKGQEYVKRAVEVAVAGMHNLLLIGPPGSGKTMIAQRIPTILPQMTFEESLEVTKIYSCAGLLKDGQALVTARPFRNPHHTSSSIAIIGGGKVPKPGEVSLAHNGVLFLDEFPEFDKKTIEVLRQPLEDGYVTISRVNASIEYPARFMLVCAMNPCKCGYFLSDERECTCTPAQIKQYLGRISGPILDRIDVQVEVKSVKLENFNSPICKDSAGMRKEVERARQIQLERFKGFGIFYNSQMKGSLVNKFCKLSKKDKQLLEKAFNTLGLSLRGYTKILKVARTIADLEGSSEIKAEHLQEAISYRLLERRII; this is encoded by the coding sequence ATGCTTGCAAAAGTTTTGACATCTTCTTACCTTGGCATAAAAGGCTATATTGTTACAGTTGAAACAGACATTTCAAACGGCCTTCCAAGCTTTGATATAGTTGGCCTTCCTGATGTGACTATTAAAGAAGCAAAAGAAAGAATTAGGGTGGCAATAAAGAACAGCGGCTTTGATTTCCCAACCAGAAAAATAGTTGTAAATCTTGCGCCTGCAAGTACAAAAAAAGAAGGCTCATCCTTTGATCTGCCTGTAGCTATTTCTGTGCTAAAGTCGTCTGAACAGATAAATCCTAAAATAAGTCCATATGAGATTGCAATAATTGGAGAGCTTTCTCTTGATGGAAGTGTCAAGAAAGTAAATGGAGCTTTACTTATGACAATCGCAGCTTTGGAAAATGGTATCAAAAAGATTATTGTTCCCTATGAGAACAGGGCTGAATGTAGTATTGTGAAAGGAATTGATGTTTTTCCTGTGAAAACTTTAAAAGAAGCTGTTGAGATTTTGGATGATCCTCAGAGTGCCGCTCCTTATAAGGTTGAAATAGATGAAATGAATCTTCTTGATACTTTTACATATGATGTTGATTTTTCAGAGGTAAAAGGTCAAGAGTATGTCAAAAGAGCAGTTGAGGTAGCAGTGGCGGGAATGCACAACCTTCTTTTGATAGGTCCACCGGGAAGTGGCAAAACCATGATTGCTCAGCGCATACCCACAATTTTGCCACAAATGACCTTTGAAGAGAGCTTGGAAGTAACAAAAATTTACAGCTGTGCAGGGCTTTTGAAAGATGGTCAGGCGCTTGTCACTGCAAGACCTTTTAGAAATCCTCATCACACTTCTTCCTCAATTGCTATAATTGGTGGAGGTAAGGTCCCAAAACCAGGAGAGGTTTCACTTGCACACAATGGAGTTTTGTTTTTAGATGAGTTTCCCGAATTTGATAAAAAAACGATAGAGGTTCTTCGCCAGCCCCTTGAAGATGGATATGTGACAATTTCAAGGGTCAACGCATCTATTGAATATCCTGCAAGATTTATGCTTGTTTGTGCAATGAATCCTTGCAAATGTGGCTATTTTTTGTCAGATGAAAGGGAGTGCACGTGCACACCTGCTCAAATTAAGCAGTATCTTGGCAGGATTTCCGGTCCAATTTTGGACAGGATTGATGTTCAGGTTGAGGTAAAGTCTGTAAAGCTTGAAAACTTTAATTCTCCGATTTGCAAAGATTCAGCAGGTATGAGAAAAGAGGTAGAAAGAGCAAGACAAATTCAGCTTGAAAGGTTCAAAGGGTTTGGCATATTTTATAATTCTCAAATGAAAGGGTCTCTTGTAAACAAATTTTGTAAACTTTCAAAGAAAGACAAGCAGCTTCTTGAAAAGGCATTTAATACCTTGGGACTGTCGCTTAGAGGATATACCAAAATTTTAAAGGTTGCAAGAACAATTGCTGATTTGGAAGGCAGTAGCGAGATAAAAGCAGAACACCTGCAAGAGGCAATCTCTTACAGGCTCTTGGAAAGAAGGATTATTTAA
- a CDS encoding metal ABC transporter permease gives MLQYEFMQRAFLAGVLVSIMTSLAGNFLVLKRFSQMGDSLSHTAIVGVAASLLFNFSPTIGAIFSTVAFALAIEYFKSRFKRFEEVSLALVSITALGLASVLFGILKSSSNLMSFLFGSIVTIGNEDVLIILAVCLVTVTFIAMFRKKLILATFDEVSAKVSGINTKLLDFLLSIVSATIIAVSIKIVGGLLISSLIVFPTAIAMRFSKNFKMLQVGSLSVSLIAIISGLTSSYYIDIPPGGATVLIFVLIFFIAEIINIVRKRRIAKTFK, from the coding sequence ATGCTTCAATATGAATTTATGCAAAGAGCTTTTTTAGCAGGTGTGCTGGTTAGCATTATGACCTCGCTTGCAGGAAACTTTCTTGTCCTCAAGAGGTTTTCACAGATGGGAGACTCTCTTTCACACACAGCAATTGTTGGCGTTGCAGCCTCCCTTCTTTTTAATTTCAGTCCAACTATTGGTGCAATTTTCTCAACAGTTGCATTTGCCTTAGCTATTGAGTATTTCAAATCAAGATTTAAAAGGTTTGAAGAAGTATCTCTTGCACTTGTTTCAATCACTGCCCTGGGCCTTGCATCAGTTCTGTTTGGAATTTTAAAAAGCAGTAGCAACTTAATGAGCTTCCTTTTCGGAAGCATAGTCACAATTGGAAATGAAGATGTGTTGATCATCCTTGCAGTATGCCTTGTAACAGTCACTTTTATAGCCATGTTCAGAAAAAAACTTATTCTTGCTACATTTGATGAAGTTAGCGCAAAGGTCTCGGGAATAAATACAAAACTACTTGATTTTTTGCTGAGTATTGTTTCAGCAACAATAATTGCTGTTTCAATCAAGATTGTAGGTGGTCTTTTAATCTCAAGCCTAATTGTGTTTCCCACAGCAATCGCAATGAGGTTTTCAAAAAACTTCAAGATGCTTCAAGTAGGTTCACTTTCAGTGTCACTAATTGCTATAATAAGTGGTTTGACTTCTTCTTATTACATTGATATTCCCCCTGGGGGAGCAACAGTTTTGATATTTGTACTCATTTTCTTTATAGCTGAAATTATTAACATTGTAAGAAAAAGAAGGATTGCTAAAACTTTTAAATAA
- the truD gene encoding tRNA pseudouridine(13) synthase TruD, which yields MKIKVLPEDFVVREKLKLEIKPSGRYKIYLLTKRHWNTVDALRFISKRNNIPLEKIGCAGRKDRHALTFQYISVPREYTVDFNKENVKTQFIGYSDDFVSPLILEGNFFEITIRKLKNKDEKILRRLNEVQKFGFPNYFDDQRFGSTQNEDEFIGEKIVKKHYNGALKLYFTTIHPEDKKEEKERKKKISELWGDFEKILPLCKTKVERDIIKTLLKGKSRHYLIEALNLIPKEEMSIFLSAYQSYIWNRTLIAVLPYYVDLLKPVKGKIMDYLIYTTLSTKSLNSLKNLQIPTVSSKIPYVSDIVNNAILEILNERGVKPSDFDTKKIKSWYFKSFLRPAIVFPEKLEVSSFEEDDFYEGYYKLRIKFYLPAGSFATMLIKSLTV from the coding sequence TTGAAGATTAAGGTTTTACCAGAGGATTTTGTTGTGAGAGAGAAACTTAAGCTTGAGATAAAACCGTCGGGCAGATACAAAATTTATCTTTTAACAAAAAGGCACTGGAACACGGTTGATGCGCTCAGGTTCATCTCAAAGAGAAACAATATTCCACTTGAGAAAATTGGCTGTGCAGGCAGAAAAGACAGACACGCACTTACTTTTCAGTATATTTCTGTACCAAGAGAGTATACCGTGGATTTTAACAAAGAAAATGTAAAGACTCAATTCATAGGGTATTCAGATGATTTTGTATCCCCTTTGATTCTCGAAGGGAATTTTTTTGAAATAACAATAAGAAAATTAAAAAATAAGGATGAAAAAATTTTACGCAGACTGAATGAAGTACAGAAGTTTGGTTTTCCCAACTACTTTGACGACCAGCGATTTGGAAGTACCCAAAATGAAGATGAGTTCATAGGCGAAAAAATTGTTAAAAAGCATTACAACGGCGCTCTCAAACTTTACTTTACAACCATTCATCCTGAAGATAAGAAAGAAGAAAAGGAGAGGAAGAAAAAAATCTCTGAGCTTTGGGGAGATTTTGAAAAGATACTGCCTCTTTGTAAGACAAAGGTAGAAAGGGATATTATAAAAACTCTCCTAAAAGGCAAGAGCAGACACTATTTAATTGAAGCACTCAATCTTATTCCCAAAGAAGAGATGTCCATTTTTCTTTCTGCTTATCAGAGCTATATTTGGAACAGGACATTAATTGCAGTTTTGCCCTATTATGTTGATTTGTTAAAACCTGTAAAAGGAAAAATTATGGACTACTTGATTTACACTACACTTTCAACAAAGTCTTTAAATAGCTTAAAAAACCTTCAGATTCCAACTGTTTCATCAAAAATACCTTATGTAAGTGATATTGTAAATAACGCTATTTTAGAGATTTTAAATGAAAGAGGAGTAAAGCCTTCTGACTTTGATACAAAGAAAATCAAAAGTTGGTATTTTAAATCATTTTTAAGACCTGCCATAGTTTTTCCAGAAAAGCTTGAGGTTTCAAGCTTTGAAGAGGATGATTTTTATGAAGGGTATTATAAGCTGAGGATAAAATTCTACCTTCCTGCGGGCTCCTTTGCTACAATGCTTATAAAAAGTTTAACTGTTTAA
- the hepT gene encoding type VII toxin-antitoxin system HepT family RNase toxin: MDEKILFHLKLLKKYTELLKDVSKVDFEEYMKNEILKGAAQRYLQVAIETCINIGNRIISIEQTKGKNIRTPETYADIFLTLAQLGIINDEFSRRLFRMAKFRNKLVHLYWEIDDNLVYNFLKENIKDFEEYICCIKKYIQNN; the protein is encoded by the coding sequence ATGGATGAAAAAATATTATTTCATTTAAAGCTCTTAAAAAAATATACAGAATTGTTGAAAGACGTATCAAAAGTTGATTTTGAAGAATATATGAAAAATGAAATCTTAAAGGGTGCAGCTCAGAGGTATTTGCAAGTTGCAATTGAAACATGTATTAACATTGGTAATAGAATAATTTCAATTGAACAAACAAAAGGCAAAAATATAAGAACACCTGAAACGTATGCAGATATATTTTTAACATTAGCTCAATTAGGCATTATTAATGATGAATTTAGTAGAAGACTTTTTCGGATGGCAAAGTTCAGAAACAAACTGGTACATCTTTATTGGGAAATTGACGATAACTTGGTTTACAATTTTTTAAAAGAGAATATAAAAGATTTCGAAGAATATATTTGTTGTATAAAAAAGTATATCCAAAATAATTGA
- the rpmB gene encoding 50S ribosomal protein L28 gives MAMCEVCGKKVAFGNKVSHSNKKSRRTWKPNVKKIKVLLQNGQRKRIYVCTSCIKAGKVVRA, from the coding sequence ATGGCAATGTGCGAAGTTTGCGGTAAAAAAGTTGCTTTCGGAAATAAGGTCAGCCACTCAAATAAGAAATCAAGAAGAACATGGAAGCCAAATGTAAAGAAAATAAAAGTTCTCCTGCAGAATGGTCAGAGAAAGAGAATATATGTGTGCACAAGCTGTATAAAGGCCGGCAAGGTTGTCCGTGCTTAA
- a CDS encoding alpha/beta hydrolase, producing the protein MQKHVEIKNKIGQVLRGYLHTPGEYEGKIPAVAIFHGFTGNKMEPHFIFVKLSRLLEQHGIASVRFDFAGSGESDGEFYDMTVTREIDDARCILEYLFSLDFVDKQKISIVGLSLGGAISSYLAGEYKEKLYKVVLWAPAGNMKEIAKNVVETNPTIKEKGYIDLGGLLLSQDFYYDLQKYDFFEEIKRYPGKVLILHGTNDQAVPIEVGRKYKQILGDRAELIEIEGADHTFNKYEWERLVLDKTVEFLKD; encoded by the coding sequence ATGCAAAAGCATGTTGAGATCAAAAACAAAATAGGTCAGGTGCTAAGAGGTTACTTGCATACTCCTGGTGAATATGAGGGGAAAATTCCTGCTGTTGCTATATTTCACGGGTTTACAGGAAACAAAATGGAGCCGCATTTTATCTTTGTAAAGCTCTCGCGGCTTTTAGAACAACATGGGATTGCAAGCGTGAGGTTTGACTTTGCGGGTTCTGGCGAGTCAGATGGAGAGTTTTACGACATGACAGTTACGCGTGAAATTGACGATGCCCGCTGTATTTTAGAGTATCTATTTTCTCTTGATTTTGTTGACAAGCAGAAGATTTCAATAGTTGGACTTTCGCTTGGTGGTGCAATATCCTCTTATCTTGCTGGTGAGTATAAAGAAAAACTTTACAAGGTCGTTCTGTGGGCGCCTGCAGGTAATATGAAAGAGATTGCAAAAAATGTGGTTGAGACAAATCCAACCATCAAAGAGAAGGGATATATAGACTTGGGAGGACTTTTACTTTCTCAGGATTTTTATTACGATTTGCAAAAGTATGATTTCTTTGAAGAAATAAAAAGATATCCTGGTAAGGTTTTGATTTTGCACGGTACAAATGATCAAGCTGTACCCATCGAGGTTGGAAGAAAATATAAACAGATTTTAGGGGATAGGGCTGAGCTTATTGAAATTGAAGGTGCTGACCATACATTTAACAAGTATGAATGGGAAAGATTAGTGCTTGATAAAACGGTTGAGTTTTTAAAGGATTGA